A genomic region of Deltaproteobacteria bacterium contains the following coding sequences:
- a CDS encoding OmpH family outer membrane protein: MRTRIGTVVVMSLFMLGLLAPAQVGAASLVKIGVVDLQKALNATAEGMAAKESLRKKHQAKQEKVDAMKTELDSMGEKLKSPVLSESAQADLKKAYMKKKAELIDFVARAKAKEGKENQEMSSGILDGLVEITKEVAADKGFSLILEESRAGIIYSSKDIVDLTESIVKIYNERMPGRDAK; this comes from the coding sequence ATGCGCACCAGGATTGGAACCGTGGTTGTCATGTCACTTTTTATGCTCGGTCTGCTTGCTCCGGCACAGGTCGGCGCGGCGTCCCTTGTCAAGATCGGTGTCGTCGACCTCCAGAAGGCTCTCAACGCTACAGCCGAGGGCATGGCCGCCAAGGAATCCCTGAGGAAAAAACACCAGGCGAAACAGGAAAAGGTGGATGCCATGAAGACGGAGCTCGACTCCATGGGTGAAAAGCTCAAGAGCCCCGTACTCAGCGAGTCCGCCCAGGCGGACCTCAAGAAAGCCTATATGAAGAAAAAGGCGGAGCTCATCGATTTTGTTGCCAGGGCTAAAGCCAAGGAGGGGAAGGAGAACCAGGAGATGTCCTCCGGAATTCTCGATGGGCTCGTAGAAATCACCAAGGAGGTCGCCGCCGACAAGGGATTTTCCCTGATCCTCGAGGAGAGCAGGGCCGGGATCATCTACTCCTCCAAGGACATTGTTGATCTGACCGAAAGTATAGTCAAGATCTACAACGAGCGTATGCCCGGCCGGGACGCCAAATGA